In one window of Hyla sarda isolate aHylSar1 chromosome 1, aHylSar1.hap1, whole genome shotgun sequence DNA:
- the LOC130272463 gene encoding uncharacterized protein LOC130272463, giving the protein MSHASDIEDSASVLENAAGTSDQASVLSLRTWTVPKLTAELVKRGIPFPASACKAELYRILTAESAGHSSEDDSMSTIQTSVTQLHALINNLTTNMADMQNRMQAMESRNTAGTSSLVPPPTVPPPPLASISGTASAVPNISPAHFRPAHIRKETLEGRDVNLASLLIATHDLNENKTIACGDVSVVLKSKDARLNRKLSLSEFIMAFSIFRDVICSAKPERREELDQYLYKITELCHKFGGHSFYQYHKSFSAKAATALSQYNYCVNWAIVDTELYCNHFSGLKPPVCATCHSSSHTTEWCASAN; this is encoded by the coding sequence ATGTCGCATGCTTCTGATATAGAGGATTCAGCTTCGGTACTGGAGAATGCCGCCGGAACATCTGACCAAGCTagcgtcctctccctgaggacatGGACTGTGCCCAAGCTAACGGCGGAGCTGGTGAAAAGGGGCATTCCCTTCCCAGCTTCTGCATGCAAGGCAGAGCTATACAGGATCCTCACTGCTGAGTCCGCGGGGCACAGCAGTGAAGACGACTCTATGTCCACCATACAGACATCAGTAACTCAGTTGCATGCTCTGATTAATAACCTCACCACAAATATGGCAGACATGCAAAATAGGATGCAGGCCATGGAGTCCAGAAATACTGCAGGCACTTCTTCTCTGGTTCCACCTCCTACTGTGCCGCCACCACCGTTAGCCAGTATTTCAGGTACGGCATCAGCTGTTCCTAACATATCCCCAGCCCATTTTAGACCAGCCCACATCAGGAAGGAGACCTTAGAAGGCAGGGACGTTAATCTGGCATCTTTACTCATAGCCACCCACGACCTAAACGAGAATAAGACGATAGCTTGCGGAGACGTGTCGGTGGTCTTAAAGTCTAAGGATGCCAGATTAAATAGAAAGTTATCCTTGTCCGAGTTTATCATGGCATTTAGTATTTTCCGCGACGTCATCTGTTCCGCTAAACCAGAAAGAAGGGAGGAATTAGATCAATACCTTTACAAAATCACGGAGTTATGTCATAAGTTCGGGGGCCACTCGTTTTACCAGTACCATAAATCTTTTTCAGCCAAAGCCGCCACAGCCCTTAGCCAGTATAATTACTGTGTTAATTGGGCCATTGTTGACACCGAACTTTACTGTAATCACTTCTCAGGGCTCAAACCCCCCGTATGTGCTACTTGCCACTCTTCCTCCCACACAACTGAATGGTGTGCCTCAGCCAACTAA